The following are from one region of the Gemmatimonadaceae bacterium genome:
- a CDS encoding glycosyltransferase family 2 protein: MLYICIPTYNENATVGVLLWRVRKVFQNYSREYEIIVFDDGSTDETRETLKPYADVTPLTVMGEKTRKGYGYAVEKLAREVSRRTKYPRRDAMIIMQADFTDQPEQLPEIIKRFEAGADIVVAERGEKNAPVPVRRLRQLVPWALRFFVPITGVTDPFSSFRLYRISLLRELIKSMGEKPLVTTDGWVANVELLMHTVPLARRVENVELAPRYDLRMRESRIRPFADAMAMYRFGRSARGRSIVGPSGSIQAAKTVITPPQPAAS; the protein is encoded by the coding sequence TTGCTTTACATCTGCATCCCGACCTACAACGAGAACGCCACCGTCGGCGTTTTACTCTGGCGCGTCCGCAAGGTGTTTCAGAATTACTCCCGTGAATACGAGATAATCGTATTTGACGATGGCAGCACCGATGAAACCCGGGAAACCCTCAAACCGTACGCCGACGTAACACCGCTGACGGTGATGGGGGAAAAGACCCGCAAGGGCTACGGCTACGCGGTGGAAAAGCTTGCCCGCGAGGTGTCGCGGCGTACGAAGTACCCACGACGCGACGCGATGATCATCATGCAGGCCGACTTTACTGATCAGCCCGAGCAGCTTCCCGAGATCATCAAGCGGTTTGAAGCAGGAGCAGACATAGTTGTCGCCGAGCGAGGCGAAAAAAATGCGCCGGTTCCCGTTCGCCGCCTTCGACAGCTCGTGCCATGGGCGCTGCGTTTCTTCGTACCCATCACCGGCGTCACCGACCCGTTTTCCTCCTTTCGGCTCTATCGTATTTCTCTTTTGCGCGAGCTCATCAAGTCGATGGGCGAAAAGCCTCTCGTAACGACTGACGGATGGGTGGCCAATGTCGAGCTGCTGATGCACACTGTCCCGCTCGCGCGCCGGGTCGAGAACGTCGAGCTTGCCCCACGTTATGACCTTCGCATGCGCGAGAGCCGCATCCGTCCGTTTGCCGATGCGATGGCGATGTACCGGTTCGGACGAAGCGCACGCGGACGCAGCATTGTGGGTCCTTCGGGATCAATTCAGGCTGCGAAGACGGTGATTACGCCTCCGCAGCCAGCAGCATCGTGA
- a CDS encoding ATP-dependent helicase → MTDDALRGEVYPARDRPVLLDDPKDLSAHLNPEQAAAAVHGEGPLLIIAGAGTGKTRTLVYRVAHLIERGVRPERILLLTFTRRASQEMLSRAERLVGANSRKVSGGTFHATAHRLLRRFGQLAGLSKDFTIMDQGDAADLMQLSRSQLGYASKSKRFPRKETLHYVYSRHINTGISVDDIVREEYPQFVDYLEDFRKIFEDYTARKQDRNLVDYDDLLLFWALMLEASPELGDRVAALYDHVLVDEYQDTNVLQARILRGMCRTHNNITVVGDDAQSIYSFRGANFRNILSFPTQFPGARIVTLEQNYRSTPPILDVTNTLISRATERFTKNLWTERTGGEPPWLVAAQDEQQQTQFVVDRILELHEEGIPLREIAVIFRAGYMSADLEIELTNRKIPFEKWGGLKFLEAAHVKDVLAFLRILENPRDEVSWYRILLLLPGIGDATARSAIDAMAGAAWESAAFGGYQAPPRARDAHAALVSLLNDLRGAPSADRAKVSADIARVRVMYDNILRERYDKAQPRLSDLDQLQTISAGYPDRATFLSALALEPPQATQDLAGPAGSDDNDCLVLSTAHSSKGKEWEAVFLIWAVDGWFPSARALDSDEDTDEERRLMYVAMTRARNYLSVTYPLNAYSSRRGSDYSIDQLTRFIDRGVRDRMQRVAVGLPVQPPDAPSGPASPLLDLRALLRGRFSAG, encoded by the coding sequence ATGACGGATGACGCACTTCGGGGTGAGGTTTATCCCGCTCGCGACCGACCAGTTCTGCTCGACGATCCGAAAGATCTGAGTGCCCACCTGAACCCTGAGCAGGCGGCAGCAGCAGTCCATGGAGAAGGTCCCCTGCTCATAATTGCCGGAGCTGGCACCGGCAAAACGCGAACGCTTGTCTACCGCGTCGCACATCTCATCGAGCGTGGTGTGCGGCCGGAAAGGATTCTCCTCCTTACTTTCACCCGGCGCGCCTCGCAGGAAATGCTTTCACGCGCCGAGCGACTGGTGGGTGCGAACAGCAGGAAGGTGAGCGGCGGGACGTTTCACGCAACGGCACACCGCCTGTTGCGGCGATTCGGTCAGCTGGCGGGGCTCTCGAAAGACTTTACGATCATGGATCAGGGAGACGCTGCGGATCTGATGCAGCTATCGCGGTCGCAGCTCGGTTACGCCTCGAAATCAAAGCGGTTTCCAAGGAAGGAGACGCTCCACTACGTATACTCACGTCATATAAATACCGGAATTTCAGTTGACGACATAGTTCGCGAAGAGTATCCGCAGTTTGTCGATTATCTCGAGGATTTCAGGAAGATATTCGAAGACTACACCGCCCGAAAGCAGGACCGTAACCTCGTCGATTACGACGATTTGCTGTTGTTCTGGGCGCTGATGCTCGAAGCATCGCCTGAGCTTGGCGACCGGGTTGCGGCGTTGTACGACCATGTTCTCGTCGACGAGTACCAGGACACGAATGTTCTTCAGGCGCGGATTCTCCGCGGCATGTGTCGCACCCACAATAACATCACCGTCGTTGGCGACGACGCGCAGAGCATCTACTCATTTCGCGGGGCGAACTTTCGCAACATTCTCAGCTTTCCCACCCAGTTTCCCGGCGCGAGAATCGTCACCCTCGAGCAGAACTATCGATCGACGCCGCCCATCCTCGATGTCACCAACACGTTGATCTCGAGAGCGACCGAAAGGTTCACAAAAAACCTGTGGACCGAGCGAACCGGCGGCGAGCCGCCGTGGCTCGTCGCGGCCCAGGACGAACAGCAGCAGACACAGTTTGTCGTGGACCGTATCCTCGAGCTGCACGAGGAAGGCATTCCGCTCCGGGAGATCGCCGTGATATTCCGTGCGGGGTACATGTCGGCAGATCTCGAGATAGAACTTACCAACCGAAAGATCCCGTTTGAAAAATGGGGGGGATTGAAGTTTCTCGAAGCAGCCCATGTGAAAGATGTGCTTGCCTTTCTCAGGATACTGGAGAACCCACGCGATGAAGTAAGCTGGTACCGCATTCTGCTCCTGCTGCCCGGTATCGGCGATGCTACGGCCCGCTCGGCGATCGACGCCATGGCGGGTGCCGCGTGGGAGTCGGCCGCGTTTGGCGGCTACCAGGCCCCGCCACGGGCGCGAGATGCACATGCCGCACTGGTGTCGTTGTTGAACGACCTGCGCGGCGCTCCTTCAGCGGACCGGGCAAAAGTATCCGCTGACATCGCCCGGGTACGCGTGATGTACGACAACATCCTTCGTGAACGCTACGATAAGGCGCAGCCAAGACTGTCAGATCTCGACCAGCTACAGACGATCTCGGCCGGATATCCTGACCGGGCTACGTTTCTGTCTGCGCTGGCGCTCGAACCGCCCCAGGCGACGCAGGATCTCGCTGGCCCTGCGGGCAGTGACGACAACGATTGTCTGGTGCTGAGCACCGCGCACTCATCCAAGGGCAAGGAATGGGAAGCAGTGTTCCTGATCTGGGCGGTGGACGGCTGGTTTCCGTCGGCTCGCGCACTCGATAGCGATGAAGATACCGACGAGGAACGCCGGTTGATGTACGTGGCCATGACGCGAGCCAGGAACTATCTGAGTGTCACATACCCTTTGAACGCGTATTCATCGCGGCGGGGCTCCGATTACTCGATTGACCAGCTCACCCGTTTCATCGATCGCGGAGTTCGTGACAGAATGCAGCGTGTTGCCGTGGGATTGCCTGTGCAACCGCCCGATGCGCCATCGGGGCCAGCATCCCCCCTGCTGGACCTCCGCGCGCTCCTGAGAGGACGTTTCAGCGCGGGTTGA
- the lipA gene encoding lipoyl synthase, which translates to MSDVLYQIMGRHRAEPLPERKPSWLKVKAPGGPNYMRLKHLMRELDLHSVCEEAHCPNVGECWEHGTATFMILGDVCTRNCAYCAVSHGRPPKYDISEPDRVAEAIAQMQLQHAVITSVDRDDLPDFGAYIFAETIRQIHARVRDCSVEVLVPDFQGSEDSIRMVLEARPEIYNHNTETVPRLYKKARPGGRYARVLEIFRAAKRIAPDIPTKTGMILGMGETIEEVIVVMHDLRSVDVDILTLGQYLRPSESHIALDRYYTPAEFRQLYEVGMNLGFRHVESGPLVRSSYHAWEQVQAAGV; encoded by the coding sequence ATGAGCGACGTGCTATACCAGATAATGGGCCGCCACCGTGCTGAGCCGCTCCCCGAGCGCAAGCCGTCGTGGCTGAAAGTAAAAGCGCCCGGTGGGCCGAACTACATGCGCCTCAAGCACCTGATGCGCGAACTCGACCTCCACTCCGTGTGCGAGGAAGCTCATTGCCCCAATGTTGGCGAATGCTGGGAGCACGGCACCGCCACGTTCATGATCCTTGGTGACGTGTGCACTAGAAACTGCGCCTATTGCGCGGTTTCTCACGGCCGGCCACCCAAATACGACATCTCCGAGCCTGATCGCGTCGCGGAAGCGATTGCTCAGATGCAGCTTCAACATGCCGTCATCACGTCGGTCGATCGCGACGACCTTCCCGATTTCGGCGCTTATATCTTCGCCGAGACAATCCGACAGATCCACGCGCGGGTTCGGGATTGTTCGGTCGAAGTGCTTGTTCCTGACTTCCAGGGCAGCGAAGACAGTATCAGGATGGTACTGGAAGCGCGGCCGGAGATCTATAATCACAACACCGAAACCGTTCCCCGGCTTTACAAGAAAGCGCGCCCCGGAGGCAGGTACGCGCGCGTTCTCGAAATATTCCGTGCCGCAAAGCGAATTGCGCCGGACATTCCAACCAAGACCGGCATGATTCTCGGCATGGGTGAAACCATCGAAGAGGTTATCGTGGTGATGCACGACCTCCGTTCAGTAGACGTTGACATTCTGACGCTCGGACAATATCTGCGACCGTCGGAGAGTCATATAGCCCTGGACCGCTACTACACGCCCGCTGAGTTTCGGCAACTGTATGAAGTGGGCATGAATCTGGGCTTCCGTCACGTCGAGTCGGGTCCGCTGGTGCGATCGAGCTACCACGCGTGGGAACAGGTACAGGCGGCGGGCGTTTGA
- a CDS encoding pyruvate dehydrogenase complex E1 component subunit beta: MAVITYRDALTQALREELARDDRVFLMGEEVAQYNGAYKVSKGLLDEFGPMRVVDTPITELGFAGIGVGSAMVGLRPIIEFMTWNFALLAIDQVVNAAAKMLYMSGGQFSMPMVFRGPNGSALQLSAQHSQAWESWLAHIPGLKVLTPGTPADAKGLLKAAIRDDNPVVFLEGEMLYNTKGEVPDGDHIVPIGRAEVKREGGDCSIITHGKMVLVAMQVADTLAKENIFIDVVDLRTIRPMDVEAISKSVQKTNRAVVLEEGWEMCGVGAQTVDFIQRECFDDLDSPVIRVHQADTPMPYAKGLEKAAKPDAAKTIAAIRKVMYLD, from the coding sequence ATGGCGGTCATAACCTATCGCGACGCTCTGACGCAGGCACTTCGGGAAGAGCTCGCTCGCGATGATCGCGTATTTCTCATGGGCGAGGAAGTCGCGCAATACAACGGCGCGTACAAGGTCTCCAAGGGCCTGCTCGACGAATTCGGGCCGATGCGGGTGGTTGATACACCGATCACCGAGCTCGGATTTGCCGGCATTGGTGTTGGATCGGCGATGGTCGGGCTCAGACCGATTATCGAGTTCATGACCTGGAACTTCGCATTGCTGGCAATCGACCAGGTCGTGAACGCGGCTGCGAAGATGCTCTACATGTCAGGGGGTCAGTTTTCAATGCCGATGGTTTTCCGCGGGCCAAACGGTTCCGCGCTGCAACTCTCGGCGCAACACTCGCAGGCCTGGGAAAGCTGGCTCGCCCACATTCCGGGACTGAAGGTTCTTACTCCAGGCACCCCGGCGGATGCCAAGGGACTATTGAAAGCGGCAATCCGCGACGACAACCCGGTTGTGTTCCTCGAAGGCGAAATGTTGTACAACACAAAGGGAGAAGTTCCAGACGGCGACCACATCGTTCCCATCGGCAGGGCAGAAGTGAAGCGCGAAGGTGGTGATTGTTCAATAATCACCCACGGCAAGATGGTGCTTGTCGCCATGCAGGTCGCGGATACGCTGGCGAAGGAGAATATCTTCATCGACGTGGTCGACCTTCGGACAATTCGGCCGATGGACGTCGAGGCAATCAGTAAATCGGTTCAGAAAACCAACCGCGCGGTGGTGCTCGAAGAAGGCTGGGAGATGTGTGGCGTCGGGGCGCAGACAGTGGACTTCATACAGCGCGAATGTTTTGATGATCTCGACTCTCCGGTCATTCGAGTGCATCAGGCCGACACGCCGATGCCGTACGCCAAGGGCCTCGAGAAGGCAGCAAAGCCTGATGCAGCGAAAACAATCGCTGCAATCAGGAAAGTCATGTACCTCGACTGA
- a CDS encoding FAD-dependent oxidoreductase, translated as MPLTAEVIVVGAGVIGLCTATALARLGIKVALVGERRSGEASPAAAGMLAPSVERAFGPAHDFAIAARDLYPAWLDELASATGVHVALNRRGVLQIAVTENGVKGLRKSALPHTEWLTRDELIRLEPWCSHALGAVFSPDDGAVDNVSLLRALEVFVSGSSYAKRISGRAVSVQPHSSGSRVMIEGGETVDAWVVVLAPGAWGAELAGAPCLRSVVPVRGQLVAYQGIALGHVVYGPRGYLVPRENAVTIAGSTMEHVGFDAGTTIEGIARVRSAAEEIAPLLATAPVASTWAGLRPVTPDMLPLLGPATDDPSLIYACGHSRNGILLAPLTGEVVSSIVAGKPLKYDLSQFRPDRF; from the coding sequence ATGCCACTGACCGCAGAAGTCATTGTCGTCGGGGCCGGCGTCATCGGACTATGCACAGCTACAGCGCTCGCGCGACTCGGCATCAAGGTAGCGCTCGTCGGCGAGCGGCGAAGTGGCGAGGCGTCACCTGCAGCCGCAGGAATGCTGGCCCCTTCCGTGGAGCGGGCGTTCGGACCAGCCCATGATTTCGCGATCGCAGCGAGGGATTTGTATCCGGCGTGGCTCGATGAGCTTGCATCCGCAACCGGAGTTCACGTGGCGCTCAACCGGCGCGGCGTGCTGCAAATCGCCGTCACGGAAAATGGTGTCAAGGGTCTGCGCAAGAGCGCACTTCCCCATACCGAATGGCTGACTCGTGATGAGTTGATTCGTCTCGAACCGTGGTGCTCCCACGCGCTCGGAGCCGTATTCAGCCCGGACGACGGCGCCGTCGACAACGTGAGCCTGCTGCGGGCACTCGAAGTGTTTGTATCAGGGTCCAGCTATGCCAAACGCATCAGCGGACGCGCTGTCAGCGTGCAGCCGCATTCATCAGGCAGCAGAGTCATGATCGAAGGGGGCGAGACAGTAGACGCGTGGGTGGTGGTGCTGGCGCCCGGCGCGTGGGGAGCCGAGCTGGCCGGCGCGCCGTGCCTCAGGTCGGTCGTACCGGTGCGCGGCCAGCTCGTGGCATATCAGGGTATTGCGCTGGGCCATGTTGTGTACGGTCCGCGCGGCTACCTGGTACCCCGCGAAAATGCTGTGACGATCGCTGGAAGTACCATGGAACATGTTGGCTTCGATGCAGGAACCACCATTGAAGGTATCGCCAGGGTGCGGTCTGCCGCGGAGGAGATTGCTCCGCTCCTGGCGACTGCGCCAGTCGCATCGACGTGGGCCGGTCTGCGGCCCGTGACCCCGGACATGCTTCCATTGCTCGGGCCTGCCACCGATGATCCGTCACTCATTTACGCATGCGGTCATTCCCGCAATGGTATTCTTCTCGCGCCGCTGACAGGCGAAGTGGTATCCTCGATTGTTGCGGGAAAGCCACTGAAATACGACCTCTCTCAATTTCGCCCTGACCGGTTTTGA
- a CDS encoding dihydrolipoamide acetyltransferase family protein → MATKVVMEALSPTMEEGRLVKWLMNEGDAVKTGDVLAEVETDKAIMELVARGDGVLRKQLGVEGDASPVGTLLAVIAGADEDIDALIGGAAGAGTSEAAGATAMPETPEQSQGDASTPPQEKNAGQPASGTGERPLSATPVPQSESSRAAQGRQRSSPLARRLASERGLEIGTVRGSGPGGRVIKRDIENAPAAAAAGGVGAKSPDPAIPRLISRDGDYQDIPLTQIRKTIARRLSESIGPVPTFYLTAEFDAERAADMRGQLKELGADYKVSFNDIVIKAVAGALAEHPEVNAHWMGDSIRHFNRVHVAMAVAIPEGLITPVIFDADQKTLREISAEARQLADRAKQRKLTPEQYTGSTFSVSNLGMLGIEAFTAIINPPEAGILAVGAVEARPVVVDDQIVIRQRMRVTMSCDHRVIDGATGARFLQTVKRGFENPLLLML, encoded by the coding sequence ATGGCGACGAAAGTGGTAATGGAGGCGCTGTCTCCAACGATGGAGGAGGGCCGGCTCGTCAAATGGCTGATGAACGAGGGCGACGCTGTGAAAACCGGCGACGTTCTCGCCGAGGTCGAGACTGACAAGGCAATAATGGAACTCGTTGCCCGGGGGGATGGTGTACTCCGCAAGCAGCTCGGTGTGGAGGGGGACGCGTCACCGGTGGGAACGCTACTCGCGGTGATTGCGGGTGCTGACGAGGACATCGATGCGCTGATCGGCGGCGCGGCCGGCGCGGGCACTTCGGAGGCCGCCGGCGCCACCGCCATGCCCGAAACGCCGGAGCAGTCCCAGGGCGACGCGTCCACTCCACCTCAAGAAAAGAATGCAGGCCAACCGGCTTCGGGTACAGGCGAGCGCCCGCTCAGTGCCACACCTGTCCCCCAGTCAGAATCGTCACGTGCGGCTCAGGGGCGGCAGCGATCGTCGCCCCTCGCACGCCGGCTTGCGTCAGAGCGCGGCCTGGAAATCGGAACAGTTCGCGGATCGGGGCCAGGCGGCCGTGTTATCAAGCGTGACATCGAAAACGCACCGGCAGCGGCCGCAGCCGGCGGCGTCGGCGCGAAAAGTCCTGATCCGGCGATCCCTCGCCTCATCTCGCGCGATGGCGATTATCAGGATATCCCGCTTACCCAGATTCGCAAGACGATCGCACGGCGACTGTCGGAATCGATCGGGCCCGTTCCCACGTTTTATCTCACTGCCGAATTTGACGCGGAGCGCGCGGCAGATATGCGCGGACAGTTGAAGGAGCTCGGGGCAGATTACAAAGTGAGCTTCAATGACATCGTGATCAAAGCAGTCGCGGGCGCGCTCGCTGAGCATCCGGAAGTCAATGCCCACTGGATGGGAGATAGCATCCGGCATTTCAATCGCGTGCATGTTGCCATGGCCGTCGCAATCCCCGAAGGACTGATAACGCCGGTGATTTTTGACGCCGACCAGAAGACACTCCGCGAGATCTCAGCCGAAGCGCGGCAGCTCGCCGATCGGGCAAAGCAGCGCAAGCTGACCCCGGAGCAGTATACGGGCTCGACCTTCTCGGTCTCGAACCTCGGTATGCTTGGGATCGAAGCGTTCACGGCGATCATCAACCCCCCCGAAGCCGGGATTCTTGCAGTGGGTGCAGTTGAAGCCAGACCGGTTGTCGTTGACGATCAGATCGTCATCCGTCAACGGATGCGAGTGACGATGAGCTGCGACCATCGCGTGATCGATGGAGCAACCGGCGCAAGGTTCCTTCAGACCGTCAAGCGCGGATTCGAGAACCCGCTGCTGCTCATGTTATAA
- the pdhA gene encoding pyruvate dehydrogenase (acetyl-transferring) E1 component subunit alpha: protein MTRSDGFQSPRESSSPMVIANDNGTDAPSDEAAVRKELLRSMLLQRRFEERCAEAYAIGKIGGFCHLYIGQEAISAGMMSKLRPDDYVVTAYRDHGQALARGMTPRSIMAELFGRSDGCSGGKGGSMHLFDKSVNFLGGHGIVGAHIPLAAGVGWAIKYRKGDQVCVCSFGEAAVNIGAFHEALNMAALWNLPVIFVIENNRYGMGTEISRSTANEDVVVRAKGYRMAGESVDAQDIFAVRDAVGRAVGMARSEQKPTLLEMRTYRFMGHSMSDAASGTYRSKEELETNMKRDPILVLHDRMREDNQLTDGEFAELDSEQKAVCQDAWDFADASPEPPPEELYTDVLVETTS, encoded by the coding sequence TTGACCCGAAGCGACGGTTTCCAATCCCCTCGCGAATCCAGCTCACCCATGGTTATCGCCAACGACAACGGAACGGATGCGCCATCCGATGAGGCTGCGGTTCGGAAGGAGTTGTTGCGTTCGATGCTGTTGCAGCGGCGCTTCGAAGAACGCTGTGCCGAGGCATACGCGATCGGGAAGATTGGCGGTTTCTGCCATCTGTACATTGGCCAGGAAGCGATCAGCGCGGGAATGATGTCGAAGCTTCGCCCGGACGATTACGTCGTCACTGCCTATCGCGATCACGGCCAGGCACTCGCGCGGGGCATGACTCCGCGCAGTATCATGGCTGAGCTGTTTGGCCGAAGCGATGGATGCTCGGGAGGCAAAGGTGGTTCGATGCATCTTTTCGACAAGAGCGTCAACTTCCTTGGCGGACACGGAATTGTCGGTGCACACATTCCGCTTGCGGCCGGAGTGGGTTGGGCGATCAAGTATCGAAAGGGAGACCAGGTCTGTGTGTGCTCATTCGGAGAGGCGGCTGTGAACATCGGGGCATTCCACGAGGCGCTCAACATGGCGGCGCTCTGGAACCTGCCCGTAATTTTCGTGATCGAAAACAACCGCTATGGCATGGGAACAGAAATTTCCCGCTCGACTGCGAATGAAGATGTTGTCGTTCGCGCCAAAGGCTACCGTATGGCGGGTGAATCTGTCGATGCGCAGGACATCTTCGCGGTCCGGGATGCAGTCGGCCGTGCGGTGGGAATGGCCCGCAGCGAGCAGAAGCCAACGCTGCTCGAGATGCGCACGTATCGCTTCATGGGACATTCCATGTCCGATGCGGCAAGCGGCACGTATCGCTCGAAGGAAGAGCTTGAAACGAACATGAAGCGCGATCCGATTCTCGTTCTTCACGACCGGATGCGTGAGGACAATCAACTCACTGACGGTGAGTTTGCTGAGCTCGACTCGGAGCAGAAGGCGGTGTGTCAGGATGCCTGGGATTTTGCCGATGCCAGCCCTGAGCCTCCGCCCGAAGAGCTTTACACCGACGTCCTCGTCGAAACCACCAGTTGA
- a CDS encoding DUF3108 domain-containing protein has translation MSGIMVAAPALGAATARDHPAAPLQSTADANSRQQGSLAPQQASITAAPANARARVPFGAGERFTFDVRFGNLKVGTSQMEVRGAEMVRGREAWHTTLWIKGGTFFYKVNNVFESWIDTQTLSSLRFVKQQEEGAREGVKYYEIFPERAAYIERGEDGQKEHRSVSQPLDDGSFLYFARTLPLKQGETYDLNRYFIPDRNPVRIRVLRRERVTVPAGTFNAIVVRPVIKTKGIFSEDGRAELWLSDDSARMILQLRTRLSFGSLNLFLTSYTPPVRQASRSETVNARP, from the coding sequence TTGAGTGGCATAATGGTCGCGGCGCCCGCCCTCGGGGCGGCCACCGCCCGCGATCACCCTGCAGCCCCTCTGCAAAGCACCGCTGACGCGAACAGTCGTCAGCAGGGGTCGTTGGCGCCGCAGCAGGCGTCTATCACCGCCGCGCCCGCCAACGCGCGGGCGCGAGTGCCGTTCGGGGCCGGCGAGCGGTTCACGTTTGACGTCCGATTCGGCAATCTCAAAGTCGGCACCAGCCAGATGGAAGTACGCGGCGCGGAGATGGTGCGAGGGCGCGAGGCATGGCACACGACCCTCTGGATAAAGGGCGGCACGTTCTTCTACAAGGTCAATAACGTGTTCGAGAGCTGGATTGACACCCAGACATTATCCTCGCTGCGATTCGTCAAGCAGCAGGAAGAAGGCGCACGCGAAGGCGTGAAATACTACGAGATTTTTCCGGAGCGGGCTGCATACATCGAGCGTGGCGAAGACGGCCAGAAAGAACATCGAAGCGTGTCACAACCACTGGATGATGGCTCCTTCCTGTATTTCGCGCGGACGCTGCCGCTCAAGCAAGGCGAAACGTATGACTTGAATCGCTATTTCATTCCCGATCGCAATCCGGTGCGGATCCGAGTGCTGCGAAGGGAGCGCGTGACGGTACCCGCCGGGACGTTCAACGCGATTGTGGTCCGCCCTGTCATTAAGACAAAGGGCATCTTTTCCGAAGACGGCCGCGCGGAGTTGTGGCTTTCTGACGACTCCGCGCGGATGATACTCCAGCTGAGGACCAGGCTTTCGTTCGGATCACTCAACCTTTTTCTGACGTCCTACACTCCGCCTGTGCGCCAGGCGTCACGCTCAGAAACGGTCAACGCTCGGCCCTGA
- the lpdA gene encoding dihydrolipoyl dehydrogenase, whose product MASFDVIFIGGGPAGYVGAIRSAQLGMTVAVIEREALGGTCVLWGCIPAKALLESASIANKVRKAAEFGVTVGETKFDYGVAMKRSRSISMQNSKGVEFLFKKHKITHIKGTAKLAGKNSVSVKTADGKEEKHDAKKAVVLSTGSRVKGLPQAGLELNKTTVLSSDEVLVLERAPKTMAVIGAGAVGCEFADVFNSFGTEVTLIDVATSILPLEDAECSAELAKSFRKRKIEVITGAKIGNVKIGKSSVTMSVDSGGKSRTLEVEQVLVAAGRAPNVEEAGLKEAGVQLTERGFVKINERMETSVKGVYAIGDVAGPPMLAHKGSREGAVLAELLAGGEHVHLVNYGNIPNATYCHPEVASVGMTEQQCKDKKLDYKVGKFPFSANGRARTSGETEGFVKIIRDAKYGEILGAHIIGAHATELLHELVVARENEFTVEEIDLAIHAHPTLSEAVAEACLDSLGKVIHA is encoded by the coding sequence ATGGCATCATTTGACGTGATCTTCATCGGCGGCGGACCCGCCGGTTATGTAGGCGCAATTCGCTCTGCGCAACTGGGGATGACCGTGGCCGTAATCGAGCGCGAGGCGCTCGGCGGAACGTGCGTGCTGTGGGGTTGCATTCCGGCAAAGGCCCTCCTCGAGTCTGCATCGATCGCGAATAAAGTGCGAAAAGCAGCTGAGTTCGGCGTCACCGTCGGCGAAACAAAGTTCGATTACGGCGTGGCCATGAAGCGCTCGCGCTCGATAAGCATGCAGAACTCGAAAGGCGTCGAGTTTCTGTTCAAGAAACACAAGATTACGCACATCAAGGGGACCGCGAAGCTGGCCGGGAAGAACTCGGTGAGCGTGAAGACGGCCGATGGCAAGGAAGAAAAACACGATGCGAAAAAAGCTGTCGTGCTTTCCACAGGTTCCCGTGTCAAAGGACTCCCGCAGGCCGGGCTCGAGCTGAACAAGACCACCGTATTGTCATCCGACGAGGTGCTCGTTCTCGAACGTGCGCCAAAGACGATGGCCGTCATCGGAGCCGGCGCGGTCGGGTGCGAGTTTGCGGACGTGTTCAACTCGTTTGGAACGGAGGTCACTCTCATCGACGTCGCGACGTCAATCCTGCCGCTCGAGGATGCCGAATGCTCGGCGGAGCTTGCCAAATCGTTCAGGAAACGGAAGATCGAAGTCATTACCGGTGCGAAGATCGGCAACGTAAAGATCGGAAAATCATCGGTGACGATGTCTGTCGATTCCGGCGGCAAGTCGCGCACTCTCGAAGTGGAACAGGTTCTCGTTGCTGCAGGTCGTGCTCCAAACGTCGAAGAGGCAGGGCTCAAGGAAGCAGGTGTTCAACTGACAGAGCGCGGCTTTGTAAAAATCAACGAGCGAATGGAGACCTCGGTTAAGGGCGTTTATGCAATCGGCGATGTTGCTGGCCCGCCGATGCTGGCCCACAAAGGCTCTCGTGAAGGCGCTGTGCTGGCCGAGCTGCTGGCCGGGGGCGAGCACGTGCACCTGGTGAATTACGGCAACATTCCCAACGCCACATATTGTCATCCCGAAGTGGCTTCGGTGGGCATGACGGAGCAGCAGTGCAAGGACAAGAAGCTCGACTACAAGGTGGGAAAGTTTCCATTTTCAGCGAATGGACGGGCGCGTACTTCCGGAGAGACCGAAGGGTTCGTGAAAATCATCCGCGACGCGAAGTACGGCGAGATTCTCGGGGCTCACATCATCGGCGCCCACGCCACGGAATTATTGCATGAGCTTGTAGTCGCCCGTGAGAACGAATTCACGGTCGAAGAGATCGATCTCGCCATACATGCCCATCCGACTCTCTCGGAAGCTGTCGCCGAAGCATGTCTCGATTCCCTCGGGAAGGTGATTCACGCCTGA